From Micromonospora echinaurantiaca:
GCCACCGCCGGGCCGGCCGCGTCGGCGGCGTGGCGCCGGAGGCGTCGGGGCGCCGGCGGGAGGGAGGCGAGGGAGGGGTACGGAAGGGGCACGGCGATCGCCTTCGTGAGGGGGCACGGGGGCGGTGCGGGGCGCGGACGGCGGCGCGGAGCCGAGTCCACCGTCCACCTGAGCCGAACGACGGGCGGCCCGCCGGGTGACGGGCACCGGACAGTGACCCGCGTCACTACCGAGTCGATGTCCGGGCCGGGTTCCCGCCCGGCGGGAACGGCACCGGGCCGGGGTGGGATCATCGGAGGGTGAGCCGCTCCGACACCGTCCGCTTCCGCCACAACCAGGCGATCCTGGCCGCCGCGGTCATCGCGACCATCGGCGCCCTGCCGCTGGCCAGCGCCCGCTGGTACCTGCTGCCGGTGCTGCTCGTGCCGGTGGCGGTGGCGCTCTGGGCGTGGCGGGCCGGCACCGACGCCGACGCCCGGGAGCTGCGGCTGCGGGCGCTCGCCGGGCAGCGCCGGATCGGCTGGGAGCACGTCGTGGAACTGGCCACCGACCCGCGCGGGCGGGCGGTCGCCCGGCTCGACGACGGGCAGCAGGTGGTGCTGCCGGCGGTACGCGGCGCCGACCTGCCCCGGCTCGTCTCGGCCACCGGGCAGGCCCTGCCGGGCTCGGCCGGCTGAGCGGGAGCCGACCGCCGCGCCGCGGCGGCGTCCGGCGAAACCCACCACAGCGGCTGGGCGACCTGCGGCACGGGCCCGCGGCTCGCGGGCTGGTGGGCTGGTGGGCTGGTGGCTCAGTAGCCGTCGACCACGGCGTTGATCAGCGGCTCTCCGGCCGCGAACCGCCGCACCTGGTCACCGACCAGCCGGTACGCGCGCGGCAGCAGCCCCCGCACCGAACCGGCCACGTGCGGGGTGAGCAGCACGTTCGGCATCGCCCAGAGCGGGTGGTCGGCGGGCAGCGGCTCCGGGTCGGTGACGTCCAGCGCGGCGGAGATCCGGCCGGTGGACAGCTCGGCGACCAGCGCGTCGGTCCGGGTGACCGGCCCGCGAGCGGCGTTGACCAGCAGCGCGCCGTCCCGCATCGCGGCGAGGAACTTCTCGTCGACCAGACCCCGGGTCTGCTCGGTCAGCGGCAACAG
This genomic window contains:
- a CDS encoding PH domain-containing protein; the encoded protein is MSRSDTVRFRHNQAILAAAVIATIGALPLASARWYLLPVLLVPVAVALWAWRAGTDADARELRLRALAGQRRIGWEHVVELATDPRGRAVARLDDGQQVVLPAVRGADLPRLVSATGQALPGSAG